Proteins encoded in a region of the Streptomyces sp. NBC_01471 genome:
- a CDS encoding STAS domain-containing protein, with protein MSTPTAGVPILRLGDVLVTGVLDELDDKAVRLFADELTARIAADEARGVLIDISRLELIDSFVARMLTELTTMARLLGARVIVAGMRPPVAITLVELGLQLAGVETALNAEQGMASLGWHQNPQLPEGGPHDTFR; from the coding sequence ATGAGTACCCCGACGGCAGGTGTGCCGATCCTGCGCCTGGGAGACGTGCTGGTCACCGGAGTGCTCGATGAGCTGGACGACAAGGCAGTCCGGCTCTTCGCCGACGAGCTGACCGCGCGGATCGCCGCGGACGAGGCCCGGGGTGTGCTCATCGACATCTCCCGGCTGGAGCTCATCGACTCCTTCGTCGCCCGCATGCTGACCGAACTGACCACCATGGCGAGGCTGCTGGGCGCGCGGGTGATCGTGGCCGGCATGCGGCCTCCCGTCGCGATCACCCTGGTCGAACTGGGCCTGCAACTGGCCGGGGTGGAAACTGCCCTCAACGCCGAACAGGGCATGGCATCGCTCGGCTGGCACCAGAACCCACAGCTCCCCGAAGGGGGGCCCCATGACACTTTCCGCTGA
- a CDS encoding SpoIIE family protein phosphatase — MTGSPAVPTAQIRIDHYSAVDLAAAAARTLARTCRMSGALPEQAAVLASELASNLDKHASDGTLYLQPLLLGGGLEILAADCGPGMADLRQALTDGYTTTATLGAGLGAVSRIATDFTIRTQVDTGTLACARLSAPGGADVRQDIGSLCLPVETEKDCGDACAAADTADARTVVVVDGLGHGSPAAEAAQTALRVFQRAPDRPLPDTLTAMHRALRHTRGAAVGMLRLRSGHAEYCGIGNVRASVLSQDTVHHRLSGQPGVVGLTLPTPRTHRIALEPGAVLVLHSDGIDERWTHAPSRFLLRLPPALLAVALAHNHRRIRDDAGVVVARAPGHPHA; from the coding sequence GTGACGGGGTCACCCGCGGTGCCGACGGCGCAGATCCGGATCGATCACTACAGCGCCGTCGACCTCGCCGCCGCGGCAGCCCGCACGCTCGCCCGGACGTGCCGGATGTCCGGAGCCCTGCCGGAGCAGGCCGCGGTCCTCGCATCCGAGCTCGCCAGCAACCTCGACAAGCACGCGAGCGACGGCACGCTCTACCTCCAGCCGCTGCTGCTCGGCGGCGGCCTGGAAATCCTGGCTGCCGACTGCGGGCCCGGCATGGCCGACCTCCGGCAGGCCCTCACGGACGGCTACACCACGACGGCCACGCTGGGCGCGGGACTCGGGGCGGTCAGCCGCATCGCGACGGACTTCACCATCCGTACCCAGGTCGACACCGGCACGCTGGCCTGCGCCCGGCTCTCCGCACCCGGCGGTGCGGACGTACGCCAGGACATCGGCTCGCTCTGCCTGCCCGTCGAGACCGAAAAGGACTGCGGCGACGCCTGCGCCGCCGCCGACACGGCGGACGCCCGTACGGTCGTCGTCGTCGACGGCCTCGGCCACGGCTCCCCGGCGGCCGAGGCCGCGCAGACAGCCCTGCGGGTCTTCCAGCGGGCGCCGGACCGCCCGCTGCCCGACACCCTCACCGCCATGCACCGTGCCCTGCGCCACACCCGGGGCGCGGCCGTCGGCATGCTGCGCCTGCGGTCCGGGCACGCCGAGTACTGCGGTATCGGCAACGTCCGCGCCTCGGTCCTGTCCCAGGACACCGTCCACCACCGGCTGAGCGGCCAGCCGGGCGTCGTCGGCCTCACCCTGCCCACCCCCCGGACACACCGCATCGCCCTGGAGCCGGGCGCCGTGCTCGTACTCCACTCCGACGGCATCGACGAGCGCTGGACACACGCCCCGTCCCGCTTCCTGCTGCGCCTTCCACCTGCCCTGCTGGCCGTGGCCCTGGCCCACAACCACCGGCGCATCCGCGACGACGCGGGCGTCGTCGTCGCCAGAGCCCCTGGACACCCCCATGCCTGA
- a CDS encoding TetR/AcrR family transcriptional regulator yields the protein MNRARRLQFVECAIDGLVELGYAATTIAEVARRAGVSKSVVLYHFTSRSELMEAVMQQVYADAVPPLRAAREAASTERERVQIYVRSSVNFTWTHQKEAQAVLEISRNLRDDDGRLRYTSQGNDGLVAVAQKLLEAGQQAGEFGEFDTWTAAVLLRATIDALSEQFMTNPDLDGPEVAEHLVRLIDRMIPAARTE from the coding sequence GTGAACCGGGCCCGTCGGCTCCAGTTCGTCGAGTGCGCGATCGACGGCCTGGTCGAGCTGGGGTACGCGGCGACCACGATCGCCGAGGTCGCCCGGCGGGCCGGGGTGTCGAAGAGCGTGGTGCTCTACCACTTCACCTCCCGCTCCGAGCTGATGGAGGCCGTGATGCAGCAGGTGTACGCCGACGCCGTGCCCCCGCTGCGGGCGGCGCGGGAGGCCGCGTCCACCGAGCGCGAGCGCGTCCAGATCTACGTGCGCTCCTCCGTGAACTTCACCTGGACCCACCAGAAGGAGGCGCAGGCCGTGCTGGAGATCAGCCGGAACCTGCGCGACGACGACGGCAGGCTGCGGTACACGAGCCAGGGCAATGACGGCCTCGTCGCCGTCGCCCAGAAGCTGCTTGAGGCGGGCCAACAGGCGGGTGAGTTCGGGGAGTTCGACACCTGGACGGCGGCGGTACTGCTGCGGGCGACCATCGACGCGCTCTCCGAGCAGTTCATGACCAACCCGGACCTGGACGGTCCCGAGGTGGCCGAGCACCTGGTGCGGCTGATCGACCGGATGATCCCGGCGGCCCGTACGGAATGA
- a CDS encoding FAD-binding protein, with protein sequence MDEPNRAEPHRTGASRAEPNRTGVDRRGLFAAAGALAAGGTVTALAAGGTAGAATAAGRARPAGPVSVRPADARYGSLLRGDNWRFVGRPDEICVAASTEEVVHAVSGAVRTGRRLAVRSGGHCFEGFTADPAVRLLLDLSPMNGVGYDGERGAFVVGPGATLGQVYRTLFTRWGVTIPAGGCPEVGAGGHFCGGGYGPLSRRYGSVVDHLHGVEVVVVDGDGTVRTVVATRDPDDPHHDLWWAHTGGGGGNFGVVTKYWLRAPGATGSDPSQLLPAAPARLLECVVGWAWDERMTEKAFTGLLRNFGVWHEQHSAAGTPQANLYAILQAAHRSAGSFRMIVQIDADVPGANDLVTGFVSAVTAGTGAEPAVDARRTVPWLHPITWPGAGEAGDVITRRYKIKAAYLRRSFTGPQLTTVYRHLTNSTGTPDGSLELIGYGGQVNTVRPTATAVAQRDAVMKADFHTVWADATDDAAGLAWVRDFYRDVYRDTGGVPVPGRTSDGSYINYPDTDLADPAWNTSGVPWHTLYYKGNYPRLQRVKSRWDPRDVFRHALAIEPPKARPPRRADGPATATPFSSRPVVDPGR encoded by the coding sequence ATGGACGAGCCGAACCGCGCCGAGCCGCACCGCACCGGGGCGAGCCGCGCCGAACCGAACCGCACCGGGGTGGACCGACGTGGGCTGTTCGCCGCCGCGGGAGCCCTGGCCGCCGGCGGGACGGTCACGGCACTGGCCGCGGGCGGGACAGCGGGCGCCGCCACCGCCGCGGGAAGGGCCCGGCCGGCCGGGCCGGTATCGGTCCGGCCGGCTGACGCCCGGTACGGGAGTCTGCTGCGCGGCGACAACTGGCGTTTCGTGGGACGCCCGGACGAGATCTGCGTGGCCGCGTCGACCGAAGAGGTCGTGCACGCGGTGTCCGGGGCGGTGCGGACCGGCCGCCGGCTCGCGGTGCGCAGCGGCGGGCACTGCTTCGAGGGCTTCACCGCCGACCCGGCCGTGCGTCTGCTGCTGGACCTGTCGCCGATGAACGGCGTCGGCTACGACGGCGAACGGGGCGCGTTCGTGGTCGGGCCCGGGGCGACGCTGGGCCAGGTGTACCGGACGCTGTTCACGCGGTGGGGCGTGACGATTCCCGCGGGCGGCTGCCCGGAGGTCGGGGCGGGCGGTCACTTCTGCGGCGGCGGGTACGGCCCGCTCTCCCGCAGGTACGGCTCCGTGGTGGACCATCTCCACGGTGTGGAGGTGGTGGTCGTCGACGGCGACGGCACCGTACGCACGGTGGTCGCCACCCGCGACCCGGACGATCCGCACCACGACCTCTGGTGGGCGCACACCGGCGGCGGTGGCGGCAACTTCGGGGTCGTCACCAAGTACTGGCTGCGCGCTCCGGGCGCCACCGGGTCCGACCCCTCCCAGCTGCTGCCGGCCGCACCCGCGCGGCTCCTGGAGTGCGTGGTCGGCTGGGCGTGGGACGAGCGGATGACCGAGAAGGCGTTCACCGGGCTGCTGCGCAATTTCGGGGTCTGGCACGAACAGCACAGCGCGGCCGGCACGCCGCAGGCCAACCTGTACGCGATCCTTCAGGCGGCGCACCGCAGCGCGGGGAGTTTCCGCATGATCGTCCAGATCGACGCGGACGTCCCGGGCGCGAACGACCTGGTGACGGGCTTCGTGTCCGCGGTCACCGCCGGCACCGGAGCCGAGCCGGCGGTCGACGCCCGGCGGACCGTGCCGTGGCTGCACCCGATCACCTGGCCGGGCGCGGGCGAGGCGGGCGACGTGATCACCCGCCGGTACAAGATCAAGGCCGCCTATCTGCGCCGTTCGTTCACCGGCCCCCAACTCACCACGGTGTACCGGCATCTGACGAACTCCACCGGCACCCCGGACGGATCCCTGGAACTGATCGGGTACGGGGGCCAGGTGAACACGGTCCGGCCGACGGCGACCGCGGTGGCCCAGCGCGACGCGGTCATGAAGGCCGACTTCCACACCGTCTGGGCCGACGCGACCGACGACGCGGCCGGCCTCGCCTGGGTCCGGGACTTCTACCGCGACGTGTACCGGGACACCGGAGGTGTTCCCGTACCGGGCAGGACCAGCGACGGTTCCTACATCAACTACCCCGACACCGACCTGGCCGACCCCGCGTGGAACACCTCCGGAGTGCCGTGGCACACCCTGTACTACAAGGGCAACTACCCGCGGCTCCAGCGGGTGAAGTCCCGCTGGGACCCACGCGACGTGTTCCGCCACGCCCTCGCGATCGAGCCCCCGAAGGCCCGGCCTCCGCGTCGCGCCGACGGCCCCGCGACCGCAACTCCGTTCAGCAGTCGCCCAGTTGTTGATCCGGGCCGCTGA
- a CDS encoding ATP-binding protein, with product MTLSAEHAGAPATRHRPADDAGGPSTFPVRTEEDLLATRHAVRAATLAAGFGIVDQTRVVTAASELARNAYIHGGGGSLTVEHVHQSRRRGLRLVIRDNGPGIADLQRALTDGYTTGAGLGHGLGGARRLMHEFDVHTDPGGGTTVTATRWMAP from the coding sequence ATGACACTTTCCGCTGAACACGCCGGCGCCCCGGCGACCCGTCACCGCCCTGCGGACGACGCGGGCGGACCGTCCACGTTCCCGGTACGCACGGAGGAGGACCTGCTGGCGACCCGCCACGCCGTACGCGCCGCCACCCTGGCCGCCGGATTCGGCATCGTCGACCAGACGCGGGTGGTCACGGCCGCCAGTGAACTGGCCCGCAACGCCTACATCCACGGCGGTGGCGGCTCACTCACCGTCGAGCACGTCCACCAGTCCCGCCGCCGCGGTCTGCGGCTGGTCATCAGGGACAACGGTCCCGGTATCGCGGACCTGCAGCGCGCGCTCACCGACGGCTACACGACGGGCGCGGGACTGGGGCACGGCCTGGGAGGTGCGCGGCGGCTGATGCACGAGTTCGACGTCCACACCGATCCGGGCGGGGGAACCACGGTGACGGCGACCCGATGGATGGCTCCGTGA